One part of the Arabidopsis thaliana chromosome 1 sequence genome encodes these proteins:
- a CDS encoding Plant transposase (Ptta/En/Spm family) (Plant transposase (Ptta/En/Spm family); CONTAINS InterPro DOMAIN/s: Transposase, Ptta/En/Spm, plant (InterPro:IPR004252); BEST Arabidopsis thaliana protein match is: Plant transposase (Ptta/En/Spm family) (TAIR:AT3G30200.1); Has 227 Blast hits to 225 proteins in 11 species: Archae - 0; Bacteria - 2; Metazoa - 0; Fungi - 0; Plants - 225; Viruses - 0; Other Eukaryotes - 0 (source: NCBI BLink).) — translation MDFTDSETQQPDDLPNLETDYTMPPPLAPECKTFKWKIEVIDVDGNIEGKMMTSKDVWIMQNHRVIVHFDEYTNQPIGDSGGLLGSWLSQLSNDIMLLPINYTDWRLVSPHIKDRAWAVIQSKFRFDDPMMRKDYVMGALGSKCKDVKLRFWREYKRNNLNETLQNRPEKVPEDQWSHLVHLIFTDKWRKMQERNTKNQKNHIMPHLCGRKSFSRKRDEIKIKTGKTPCRAEFFIESRKKHDGSFVSDEAKLRAEALTTLLNLNPQVTYNGTASLDDEYSQVFGPERPGRVRCVGRGPTPSRLVRHSNATRRQDIENSELVAQLKTQVKTLGDQVNAMSTFLGQILGNSTGEQASAWTANFATAFANIPNPAFVNIPNLPNPQERDGGAS, via the exons ATGGACTTCACCGACTCAGAAACACAACAACCTGATGATCTACCAAATCTGGAAACAGATTACACTATGCCTCCTCCACTTGCCCCAGAATGTAAAACCTTCAAATGGAAAATAGAAGTGATAG ATGTCGATGGAAACATAGAAGGCAAAATGATGACATCAAAAGATGTCTGGATAATGCAAAACCACCGAGTTATTGTGCATTTTGATGAATATACCAATCAGCCAATTGGTGATTCTGGAGGTTTACTTGGATCATGGTTAAGTCAGTTAAGCAATGATATTATGTTGCTACCCATCAACTACACTGATTGGAGGTTGGTTAGTCCACACATAAAAGACAGAGCATGGGCAGTAATTCAG TCCAAATTCAGATTTGATGATCCAATGATGAGGAAAGATTATGTGATGGGTGCACTAGGTAGCAAATGCAAGGATGTCAAACTACGTTTTTGGAGAGAATACAAACGTAACAATCTGAATGAAACGTTGCAGAATCGACCCGAAAAAGTTCCTGAAGATCAATGGTCTCATTTGGTTCACTTGATTTTCACCGATAAGTGGAGG AAAATGCAAGAACGGAACACAAAGAACCAGAAAAATCATATCATGCCTCACTTATGTGGAAGGAAgagtttttcaagaaaaagagacgAGATT AAAATCAAGACTGGGAAAACGCCATGTCGAGCGGAGTTTTTCATTGAGAGTCGCAAGAAACATGATGGAAGTTTCGTATCAGATGAGGCAAAATTACGCGCG GAAGCACTTACGACGTTATTGAATCTAAATCCGCAAGTCACATACAACGGTACTGCTAGCTTGGATGACGAATATAGTCAGGTGTTCGGTCCAGAGCGTCCAGGCCGAGTACGTTGTGTTGGTCGTGGGCCCACACCTTCAAGATTAGTGAGACATTCCAATGCAACTAGAAGACAAGATATAGAAAATTCTGAATTAGTTGCCCAGCTGAAGACACAAGTAAAGACATTAGGTGATCAAGTTAATGCAATGTCTACGTTCCTTGGACAAATACTTGGTAATTCAACCGGTGAACag gCAAGTGCGTGGACTGCAAATTTTGCAACAGCTTTTGCAAACATCCCAAATCCAGCATTTGTAAACATTCCAAATCTGCCTAATCCTCAG gAAAGGGATGGTGGTGCTAGCTAG